The Vanacampus margaritifer isolate UIUO_Vmar chromosome 20, RoL_Vmar_1.0, whole genome shotgun sequence genome contains the following window.
ttgtggatgtgtgtgtgtatggggggttgggggtgtcAGGTCAGGGCTTGGTGGTGGGGACACGCACCCATGATAGTACCACTCtaggacacaaaaaaaacaagcaaagcaGCTCCCATAGATGTGTGGCTGGTGGATGTTGGGATAGCatggaggaaataaataaatagtgaagCAGGTGTcctaatatatactgtatatatatatatatatatatatatatatatatatatatatatagtataatttTTGTATCAGATGGTAGTTGTGCGCTGGGGCTCCACTGCTCAGCAGTGTTGCAAGTCCACTCCAGCTCAACAAGCCAGGCGAGGGAGACGCGGAAGATCCAAAGGAGTGCACTGCTcgcaaaaagttttttaaaaagtcagtttTCAGGAGAAATTTTAGGATAAACCTTACATGGACTACAACGTTGACGCGTGAACTTCATTTGACCGTGTCAAACTTTGGAATCTCAAATCGTACGTTTCAGTAGTTTTGGCACAACTTGCTGTTCTCCCTATTTACGTATTGTTACCaaccctagggttttacattagggttagggtttcaaactagggtttcaaactagggttagggttttaaactagggttttacattagggttggggtttcaaactagggtttccaaataggattggggtttcaaattaggattttactttagggttagggtttcaaactagggtttcacattagggttggggtttcaaactagggtttcaaattagggttagggtttcaaactaggaattcaaattagggtttcaaatgagggttttactttagggttagggtttcaaactacggttttacattagggttagggtttcaaactaggaattcaaattagggtttcaaatgagggttttactttagggttagggtttcaaactacggttttacattagggttagggtttcaaactaggaattcaaattagggtttcaaattagggttttaaattagggttagggtttcaaactagggtttcacattagggttagggtttcaaattagggtttcaaactaggaattgaaattagggtttcaaattagggttttactttagggttagggtttccaactagggtttcacattagggttggggtttcaaattagggttagggtttcaaactaggaattcaaattagggtttcaaactagggttttactttagggttagggttttaaattagggttagggtttcaaactagggttttacattagggttggggtttcaaattagggttagggtttcaaactagggtttccaaatacgattagggtttcaaattagggttttactttagggttagggtttcaaactagggttttacattagggttgggttttagggttaggtatttaaaagtaataataccattgtatatatgtattagaggtgattatacatttatttgatttttcatACTTTCTGAGGGAAACCCTATCCATGAATTTCTgattctatttaaaaatatgatatttttctttcatagTGTTATTaaatatgcccccccccccccataactAAGTGGGTAGAGAAtcggaaaaaacaaaacaaaaaaaattgcagaaaaTTAAATGAAGTTTACCTGTAAAGGTTTTAGAGTCTATAACCTTTATAGGTAaacttctttttaaaattaattaattaattattactattttttaaattaattaattactgtatttattatttaacattatttccctgtttttaaatctaaaagttCAGTCAACATTTAATTACCATTTATACGTCTTGTTTCAAATGAAACCAAAGACAATGTTTAAGaatcttgaaaatgaaaatgaaaaagtcaaatatgaAAGGCTTATTACTAAAGGTTTACTAAAATTTGTTTAGATGTAATTgttccatgtaaaaaaaagaatgtcacattttcacctcatcAAATCTGGCCCTCTTTGCACACCCCTGTTCTAGAACATTTTCGATTCATCCTAAAATTCCACCTTAAAACCCTTGACTTTTTGTAAAtagcatatgtgtgtgtatgtgtgtgtgtatggtgatggggcgggggggggggaggcagcAGCAAAGTTCTGGTGGTGGGAAGATGGTGGTGTGTGAGGAGGGAGGAGAGGTTGGGGGTTGGTgggtggggtggaggggggggggcgtctcAAGAATAGATCAAGTCTTTCGGAAGCAGCCCTGTGCCACGTTTGAAGACGAAGGGGACAATCACGCTGCTGGGAAGCGTCTCGCGTCGGGAGAGGAAGCCAAACAACGAGAGGAAAAGCGCTCTGATTTTCGCACAGGAAGCCCAGCGCGCCTCCTGCCCGGGCCTGATAAGAAGCGCTGCCATTCCCATGGCCGCCGGACCCCGCTACGAGCGGGGACCCCGGCCCCAAAGAGAGGAGCTCCTGGGCCCGGCGAACCCGGCCCGGACCGTCGCGCCCGCCGGGCCTCCTCTGGCTCGCCGTCAAGCTTGCGGTGCAGCCGGGCTGCGAAGAACAAGTGAGGCCCAGTGAGGTTCCAGCCACAGCAACACAAGCACAAGCACAAGCAGCATATTGACAACAGTCACCTGCAAAGTGGGGGGTCACTATTTGGCAAGAGGGTTTCTGTAAATGCAGCAGTATAAATGGCTCATAAGAACGTTGAAAATAATGTTAGAAGACCGCCATTAATAATTCATAAGCAATTGGAAATGATTCGCATGTGtaggctcactatttggcaagacGTTACAGACTTTCTGTGAACCGTGGGgtcttgccaaatagtgagcctaTACTTTTAATGATAATGGTTTATTATAaggtttcataaaaaaaaattataatcatgttacaaactcattttattgttaaaagtataggctcactatttggcaagacCCAACGGTGTTCCTGCAAAAGTAGCAGCATAAATGTAGAAGACCTTAATTAAACAGTAATAagcaatttaaattaatttgtacctgtaggctcactatttggcaagacCCAACGGTGTTTCTGCAAAGTTAAGTAAAGGGTTCAAAAGAAAAGTTGCTAATAATGCTCCTTAGAAATCATAAACTGTTACAAGTTAaagctcactatttggcaagacCCTACAGTGTTTCTGCCAAGGTAGCATTATAAATAAAAGGtccataaaaataattttactaaTGCTTTAGAAATCCTAAAAGAGATGTTGGATTTATAAGTGTAgcctcactatttggcaagacTTCAGATATTTTCTGTAAACGTACCATTATAACGTGTAAGAAATATTTTCATAGAAATGTTATCAATGCTTTACAAATCAGTAATAAATCTAACTCAGTTGgttcactatttggcaagtgTTTCTGTAATGGTACCATGATAagtaaatgttaaaactaagctaataataataatgttactaACACTTACTAGGTCATTTAGAAAAAATTACAAAGGATTGCTGTATAGTATTTGGCAAGTGtgggctcactatttggcaagcatGTTTCTGTTTTACAAACTGTTACTAAATAGGCTGGTAATAACAGTGTAATAAACCTTTAATAAAGCATTAATAAAACAACTATGCAGCAtgggctcactatttggcaagtgAGGTGAGATAGTTTATACTGATCTCTTATAGTAGGTTGTCACATTATCTAAACAAAACCTTTGCCAGCGCATCATTTACATCTACATATTTATAAAGTTGTACCTCGACTTGAGAATGATTTATGACGCTTTGTCTCAAGTTGGGAGAAATGCCACctcctgttttagtttgtgCATTTAACCACTTACGTCTGCTAGcgcaatgctaacacacaatgcaaaggGGGCCATAGACatgctaacaaaactagcatcaacATTGCGGTCGTTATAACCCTTTACGGACACTACGAGGCGTTCACGGGCGTCACGGAAAGAAGTGGGAGGGGTGGTGGGTCAAAGTTTGAGTATGTCGATGATGTCACGGGCGTCCCCTGCTCTCAGGTAACACTTAACCTTTGCGGCGCGTTCGCGAGCTACACAATACGTCTTTGACCCCGGAGAAACACTCTGTCTGTTCttgccaagtgtgtgtgtgtgtgtgtgtgtgttagatataaaaaaaaaagcatcagagGATGTGGtgtgcaatcacaataataaacacgCCTCTCACCCTGCGTCCTGCGCAGGAAATTCATTAAATCATCCACGTTTGATTTGGAAGGACAACAAATCGTGCCTGAGAGCACGAAACTGCCCTCgattcaagtgtgtgtgtgtgtgtgtgtgtgtgcgtgcgttttcCTCTCTCTCCTTTCATGTCTCAGATGTGCTGTGTGTCTGTGAATGCACCACGcccacacaaacatgcacactttGCATTAAACATATGGATGGTGCGGGGGGATGTAAAAGACTGAAAGAGGGTGAAAAAGTTGTACACAatgaaacacacgcacacacatacgaaaaacacacacacacacacacatacacggaAATTTTGACACATTCCCAAACATGAAAGGCCTCAAAGGCATCTGTTCTGGTTACAAAGAAGGAAACAGTGTCTGGACACATGCTGAAATAGACAAAACATGTCGTGTTTACACAATCACacaatgcacacgcacacacatatacaaataCACACCACTTAACGCACGACAACAACAGCAGAAGGGACGGCTCACTTGTTTTTGCGGTGACATTACAGCATTGCGTGTGTATGGGGATGCagttaacctttaaaaaaaaaaaaaacgtccaaaCCGTCAgtgttggataaaaaaaaaaaaaaagtcacaaaatgaatttgggagggaaaaaaatcactgcaaaaaaaaaaaaaaagaggaaaaagaagcTGGGGCAAAAAATCTCCCTTAAAAGTAAAAGTGAGGGGGcgaaaaatcaatttttaagtATTAAAGTCAgtttgggatttaaaaaaaaatctaacttaaaacactactgggaaaaaaaatccatgttaaacatcattgcaaaaaaaaaaaaaaaaaatccacagaaaaagaaattgccaaaaaaagtactttaaaaAGGTACGGTAAGAAGGAAAATAAATCCGCCTTAAAATTCACTacaattgttatttttaaagtcCACCTTAAatgtaattggaaaaaaaatgactttgaaaattaaagtaagagaaaaaaaatccaccttaTATAAATCACAAAGTTGGTttggtatataaaaaaaaatctgccctaaaagtaaaagtgtgtctggggggagggggggctatCCACTTTTAAGTATTAAAGTCAgtttgggatttaaaaaaaaaacacccaaaaaaaacagcttaCTTAAAActccactggaaaaaaaatccacctcattgcaaaaaaaaataaaataaaatgaaaaaaattcacagAAAAATTGATTGCCCCaagaaaagtaatttaaaaggTACAGTAAGAAGGAAATAAATCCGCCTTAAAAGTCATAAAGTCcgtttggaataaaaaaattcactacaattgttatttttaaagtcCATCTTAAAtgtcaatgggaaaaaaaatacttttaaaattaaagtaaaagaaaaaaaatccaccttaTAAATCACAAAGTTGGTttggtatataaaaaaaatctgccctaaaagttgctgctgttgctgcaaaaaaaagttgccgtGAGGAAAAGACCAAACAATCGAAATGTCAATTTACCTTAAAGTCAATCAACATGCAGAAAACCAAACAGCGTGAGACAAAAAAAGCCACCTAAAAATCTGCCTGGTATAAAATTGCTTTGGTGCGACGCTAACCATAGAACCCTCGGCAACTTTGTGGACTGCATGTGCCGCTGTAACCGCGTGCGTACTCACAGGCCTTTGGGCGGACACGGGTGCCAGAGCCAGTGGAGGTGCGGCGCGGGTACGGCGTGGGACGTGCAGTGCAGAGACTGTCGGCTCCCCCGGGGCACGGCGCCCGGGTCCTGCAACGACACGGCTTTCTCGCCGATCTGGGGACTCACTGCCACACACACGCAACGACATCATCAACATGCTTGATTGTGATTGGTCGGTTGAGGTCAAATATTCATTGATACTTTCAACATGACTTTCAAATGTCTTACCGTTGACCACGAGTATTAGCGTGAGGTTCTGGTAGAGTCCGTGCTCCTGGATGCGTACTCGCACCGTATATTTCCCAGCATCCTCCTCCGCCACGTCGCGGATGACCAGCGAGTGACCGTCTAGGTGGTACCGGGAGCACTGCTCCGCCGCCACCGTGCCGTCCTTCAACCTGGTAAGGACGCGCACTGGACTTTTACACACGTGacgttttgatttgatttgattttttacaGCGTTGATGTCTTACCAGACGACTTCAGGAGCCGGGAACGCTCTGAGTTTGGGTGAAATCCGGTAGGATTTCTGTCCCGCCTGGGCCTCCATTACGGATCCTCGTCTGGGCTTCAATCGGATGAAGGGACGATCTGAGGGCGCAAGATGGCGAGGGATGTCCGACGATGGCGTGCTAATAAAATCTCAGCGATGCGGTGACTTGCTTACCGTAGACGGTGACGGTGACTTTCTGCTGTTTGGTTTTGTTGCCGCTGCTGACGCGACACGTGTACAGGCCGCGGTCGGAGCGCTGCAGCTTGGGGATGGTCAGGATGTTGTAGAACAACATGTGCGTCGTGTGCTTCAGCAGACGCTTGGACGTGGAGCCGATGTTGCGAGTCTGCAGTCACAGAAATCTCATTAGACGGAAAAAAATGGCCGATTCAGCTCAAAATGGCCGACGTACTGTTCAAGTTACAGCAGCGGCCATTTGAAACTTTTATATGCTCCAATTAGTGTAAGAAGTGTTGGGGCGAATTTTCTCTACATCgattcttcaaaacaaaatggccgactttttGTATAATTTCCGACATGgatttttgagactttttcgcGCAGCTTGTTGTGATCGACATGTCTACCAACTTTTGTGTTGAGGGCTATGTTTTTCAAACTTTCTACTCGTCTTGGAATTcaccaacaaaacaaaatggccgacttcatgTTCAGTTTACAGCAcaggtccttgagacttttacCTGTGTCTTATTATGACATGTCATTAATAAAACTTGTGCTGGGGgctaatttttttcaaactttttttccgtCCTAGAATTTTCTCATCGATTCTTCGAAagtaaaatggccgacttcctgttcaggtTCGGACATGTATCCTTTAGACTTTTTTATGCGGCTTGTTCTGATATGCATGCCAACCAACTTTTGTGTTGACGGGTGAAACTGGTGTTGAGGgctatatttttaaagatttcCACTAGACCTGGAATTGACCCAAATAGGCtgatttaaaccaaaatggccgacttcctgttcaggtTCAGACATggatccttgagacttttttatgCGTCGTGATGATAACATGGTCCACCAAATATAATGTTGATCAGTGAAACTGGTGTCGGGGagtcatttttcaaattttttacttGCCTTAGAATCTTCAACATTGGTCCTTTaacccaaaatggccgacttcctgttcaatttcagccatgggttcttgagacttttttgtgcatccACGTCTACCAAATTTTTTGCCGACAGGTGAAAGTAGTGTCGAGGCTTAATTTTCTCAAACTTTCCACTAGTCCAGGAAGCTGATTCaacccaaaatggccgacttcctgttcagtttgGGACGTggctccttgagacttttttttaggCATCATGTGATGATAAAACGGtccaccaaattttatgttgatCAGTGAAACCGGTGTCGGGGAGtaattttttcaaactttccaTTTTCTCAATATTGGTCTTTAaacccaaaatggccgacttcctgttcaatatCAGGCATTGGTTATTAAATACCTTTCCAGGGTAGTCCCACGAGATGTTGACCCTGGTGTTGAGTTCTCCGGTGGCGGTGCAGTTGAGCACCAGCCTCTCCCCCTTCAAGGCCTGCACGGGGCCACTGCTGTTCAGATACACGTCCAGGATGTTACTCACTAAAACCACACACAGGAAGGAGTTAGGCCACTTTTCAGAATAAGAGCACAGCATGGTCGCGGTTGAAGAGTGAGCACACCTGGCCTGTGGACGATGTAGATGCGCGACTTGTGCGCCACGCCGTCGACGAGGGTCTGGCAGAAGAAGAGGCCGATGTAGTAGAAGGTGGGTGTGCGGATGGTGAAGCCCCGTCGGCTGCTCCAAATGATGTTCCTCTGGTCGGGACTCAAGCTGTGGTTGGGGAACTGTGGGGAGgggatgtgcattttttttttttttttttagaaactgtTCTTGAAGAGAATTGTAttaacttaataataataatatcaacttttccccattcattttcaatgggactgacattgaaccttttctaagtcccactttccacgcccacttccatacatacaactgaccAGGAGGTCACAGGTTCGAAttccacctccgactgtacattgcaaatatatccatggcaatCATGCTAAGTGAaaaatgtataccaactgactatcatagttcCACCTTtcaatctaaatgaatggagggtactgcatgcctaggtggtgctattgagtgattttttttgggggggttgcatttttccattggatatcattagttccacttttctatctcaatgaatggagggtactttcagataacacttttcataagcattcagcttagcattcagctattagcattcagctattagcattcagcttagctcattcactgccattgacggctatagacgtcaaaaattcattttaactatttctattaaaaaaaaaaatgtttccccacttttgttaacaagagtcgaaaacctataattttttattgtacatttagaacacatataaaatttgtgtttaatcgtgagttaactagtgaaatcatggaattaattacgatgaaaaattgcaatcgcctgacgctcctaatttttaataatcttttctttctttttttaaattgcgtctGGCGATGaaaattcttaattgtaattaattgcatggcttcaatagttaactaatcacaaatgttatatctgttctaaacgtacacacatttttttctaggttttcatactcttaacaaaagtgggaaaaacattttttaaataataaaaatagttcaaatgaatttttgacgtctatcgccgtcagaggcagtgaatgagttagcattcagctattagcattcccacgcaatttctgcagaaattgcacttagtatatatacatataggcACTATTTTGCGTCTTTTCCAGAAATGACTCCACAGCCTTTCAAATGGACGCAAAATGACCTGCACTATTTTTGGACTCCAATTTCCGGTCACGCTATAATTCCTGAGAGGAAAGCTGATGAATCCTGGCGGGGTCTGGCGTCTGCCTTCTTGTCATGTTGCCGAAATCCTTGCGTAACCCTTGTTGTGTTCTTGGAGGCCGCGACGAGGAAATGTTTACTCGTCACGGCGAAAAGTCTCCCACCCTCTCTCGGGGGAGCAGGTACGAGTGAGGTGACCCTTTTCCGAGCTTTTGTTCTCCTCTACACCCCTCTTACCTAACGCTGCCCGCCGAGGTGGGTACGAGGACGGAGGAGGGTGTTCGAGAGGTACGAGGAGTCAGGATATGGCAAACGtgactgcgtgtgtgtgtgtgtctggtgGGGTCACGAGTggtgggagggggtgggggaggggggtattATCGAGGGTATTGTATTGAGcgagctaaaataaaaataaaaaacttccaGGAAAAAAACACTCCAGAGTCCTGTGACAGTCAGTAGATGAAGGGAAGGACGGGAGCTATTTTTAGGATCGTTCCCTTTGTGGTTTTAAgttcttaaaataaaacaaatacattatgTACAGTACAAAAAGTCTTTGGACACGTATTGCTTCTTCACCGTTTGGTGATTTTTCCGGAAATTACTTTTTTCAGTATTTCTGATTGGCACCACCTGTTAGTTGCCAAGCACAAATAAAGATTTTCTATGACATTTGTGTGgatggaattattattttttaattcattttttatgcTGCATTGCATTAAAGCATCTCTGGCAGTCATGGACCCAAATGATACACAGCGGAAAATACATGCACATCTATGCATTTAGAAGAGGTGTTCCGCAGAGCTCTGTGCCAGGCCCACTATCGTTTAACATTACTTGTTAAATAGAAATTGTTACATTACGAGAAGAGGGTTGTAATATTTGGAGGAAAGTCACACTCTTGTGAGAaagtacatacacacaaatgtgCTTATGGTCACgtcgtaataaaaaaataaaacaaaattcttAACATATTGCATTTTgcactgaatacaac
Protein-coding sequences here:
- the flt1 gene encoding vascular endothelial growth factor receptor 1 isoform X4; its protein translation is MCTCRLLLRSSQCDLLASSEHLKEAGSRLRSWVCPSGCYAHGSGVRASRKAAIRWPPLWELYKAPATGADKEAKSKYSIPVLEGTHGQLVLELNQTLELNCRGRWELSWSFPPNLPHDRIRVEESRCGKSQRLYCSRVTLLGGARPHHTGSYLCRYRHRAQQQASVYVYVADSQQPFVDHSEMSPDVLYMKEKQPLVIPCRVTHPNLTSTLVKFPNHSLSPDQRNIIWSSRRGFTIRTPTFYYIGLFFCQTLVDGVAHKSRIYIVHRPVSNILDVYLNSSGPVQALKGERLVLNCTATGELNTRVNISWDYPGKTRNIGSTSKRLLKHTTHMLFYNILTIPKLQRSDRGLYTCRVSSGNKTKQQKVTVTVYDRPFIRLKPRRGSVMEAQAGQKSYRISPKLRAFPAPEVVWLKDGTVAAEQCSRYHLDGHSLVIRDVAEEDAGKYTVRVRIQEHGLYQNLTLILVVNVSPQIGEKAVSLQDPGAVPRGSRQSLHCTSHAVPAPHLHWLWHPCPPKGLPAAPQA